A genomic stretch from Pontibacter liquoris includes:
- a CDS encoding DUF1028 domain-containing protein: MKKFKTILVAMGVSCLASLGTAKAQVFKAEEPLAHTFSIVARDPKTGEMAVGVQSHWFSVGTAVPWAEAGVGAVATQSFTNKSFGPRGLALLKEGKSPEEALAILLADDAGREVRQVAIIDAQGRVAVHTGKQCIRYAGDITGKNFSVQANMMLTDKVWPAMAKAFEKSEGQPLAERVLLALQAGQEAGGDIRGKQSAALVVVKGKASDQPWNDRLIDLRVDDNEQPLQELDRLLKTYRAYEHMNNGDLAVEKGQMQQAMQEYGAAEAMFPNNLEMKYWHSITLANNGQIEEATKLLREVYKKDSNWRELTSRLPEVGLLTVSKQNMAKLMTVK; encoded by the coding sequence ATGAAAAAGTTTAAAACAATATTGGTAGCGATGGGAGTTTCTTGTTTGGCCTCGCTGGGTACGGCAAAGGCACAGGTATTTAAAGCCGAGGAACCATTGGCGCACACATTCTCGATCGTGGCCCGCGACCCGAAAACCGGCGAGATGGCCGTAGGGGTGCAGAGCCATTGGTTCTCGGTGGGCACGGCCGTGCCTTGGGCCGAGGCCGGCGTGGGTGCCGTAGCCACGCAGTCTTTCACCAACAAATCCTTCGGGCCCAGAGGCCTGGCGCTGCTCAAAGAAGGAAAGTCGCCGGAAGAAGCACTGGCCATACTGCTGGCCGACGATGCGGGGCGCGAGGTGCGGCAGGTAGCCATTATAGACGCGCAAGGGCGGGTGGCGGTGCATACCGGCAAGCAGTGCATCCGCTATGCCGGCGATATTACAGGCAAAAACTTCTCGGTGCAGGCCAACATGATGCTGACCGACAAAGTATGGCCGGCCATGGCCAAAGCCTTTGAAAAGAGTGAGGGCCAGCCGCTGGCCGAACGCGTGCTGCTAGCGCTGCAGGCGGGGCAGGAGGCTGGCGGCGACATCCGGGGCAAACAGTCGGCGGCACTGGTGGTGGTAAAAGGTAAAGCATCAGACCAACCTTGGAACGACCGCCTGATCGACCTGCGGGTAGATGACAACGAACAGCCTCTGCAGGAACTGGACCGGCTATTGAAAACCTACCGGGCCTACGAGCACATGAACAACGGCGACCTGGCCGTGGAGAAAGGGCAGATGCAGCAGGCCATGCAGGAGTATGGTGCGGCCGAGGCCATGTTCCCCAACAACCTGGAAATGAAATACTGGCACTCCATTACGCTGGCTAATAACGGCCAGATAGAAGAAGCCACCAAACTGCTACGCGAAGTCTACAAAAAAGACAGCAACTGGCGTGAACTGACCAGCCGCCTCCCCGAAGTAGGCCTGCTGACGGTGAGTAAGCAGAACATGGCGAAGCTGATGACGGTGAAGTAA
- a CDS encoding S-adenosylmethionine:tRNA ribosyltransferase-isomerase: MIDPRKLAIKDFVYALPDERIAKFPLPERDQSKLLCYRSGQVSDHTFTDLPALLPPHTLLVFNDTKVVQARLLLQKETGGSVEIFCLEPVAPHREVQLAMQQTGNAVWKCLVGNNKRWKSGPVSLYFEGGTLQATREAQQEGHFLIRFNWEPAELTFAEVLERCGRLPLPPYLNRELTPDDHTRYQTIYANQQGAVAAPTAGLHFTDRVLHMLQAQGISTAYLTLHVGAGTFKPVKAEVMEAHEMHAEQLYISKELVLQLRQQLGNPIIPVGTTSMRSLESLYWLGAMLLQHPELPSQDLHVSQWQAYETENPPAPAEALDALVKYMDRQGTGFLHASTQIIIAPGYTFRLCNGLVTNFHQPESTLLLLVSALIGEDWRTVYQHALDHDYRFLSYGDSSLLLP; the protein is encoded by the coding sequence ATGATTGACCCCAGAAAACTTGCGATAAAGGATTTTGTTTACGCCTTGCCCGACGAGCGCATTGCTAAATTTCCGTTGCCGGAACGCGACCAGTCGAAGCTGCTGTGCTACCGCAGTGGCCAGGTTTCGGATCATACCTTTACAGATCTACCTGCTTTGCTCCCGCCCCATACTTTGCTGGTATTTAACGATACCAAAGTGGTGCAGGCCCGCTTGCTGCTCCAGAAAGAGACCGGCGGCAGTGTGGAGATATTCTGCCTGGAGCCGGTAGCGCCGCACCGCGAGGTGCAGCTGGCCATGCAGCAAACCGGCAACGCCGTGTGGAAGTGCCTGGTGGGGAACAACAAGCGCTGGAAGAGCGGCCCCGTTAGTTTATACTTTGAAGGCGGCACGCTGCAGGCCACACGGGAGGCACAGCAGGAAGGGCATTTCCTAATCCGCTTTAACTGGGAGCCGGCTGAATTAACCTTTGCCGAGGTACTGGAGCGCTGCGGCCGCCTGCCCCTGCCTCCCTACCTCAACCGCGAGCTCACCCCCGACGACCATACCCGGTACCAAACCATTTACGCCAACCAGCAGGGTGCCGTGGCCGCCCCGACCGCGGGCCTGCATTTTACCGATCGGGTGCTGCATATGCTGCAGGCGCAAGGTATAAGCACAGCTTATTTAACACTGCATGTGGGCGCCGGCACTTTTAAACCAGTGAAGGCCGAGGTAATGGAAGCGCACGAAATGCACGCCGAGCAGCTCTATATCAGCAAGGAGTTAGTACTGCAATTACGCCAGCAGCTGGGGAACCCCATTATACCGGTGGGCACCACCAGCATGCGCTCCCTGGAAAGCTTATATTGGCTGGGCGCCATGCTGTTGCAGCACCCCGAGCTCCCCTCGCAAGATCTGCACGTTTCGCAGTGGCAGGCCTACGAAACAGAAAACCCACCCGCTCCTGCCGAGGCGCTGGATGCGCTGGTGAAGTATATGGACCGACAGGGCACCGGGTTCCTGCATGCCAGCACCCAGATCATTATTGCGCCGGGCTATACGTTTAGGCTCTGCAACGGGCTGGTCACAAATTTTCATCAGCCGGAGAGCACGCTGCTGCTGCTGGTTTCGGCCCTGATCGGGGAGGATTGGCGCACCGTATACCAGCATGCCCTGGACCACGATTACCGGTTTTTAAGCTACGGCGACAGCTCGCTGCTGCTGCCCTAA
- a CDS encoding NYN domain-containing protein yields the protein MKNTSRDKKLGRMAMLIDGDNAQPSLIVKLLAEAGKYGSPTIRRIYGDWTTPQMNGWKECLNNHAIQPIQQFRYTVGKNATDSALIIDAMDLLHSELVDGFCIVSSDSDYTRLATRIREEGIFVMGIGQRKTPKPFVNACNVFIFTENLTDDIDDNKISEAGKEPATGPNAGSQSRPNPVPLLKEAFTMSADEDGWAHLGTMGTNLRQLDPSFDPRTFGYGQLSQLIKAHKDLFTIRQEDDKGPSAVYVKRKSNRRNARPKQGKPEKEANKV from the coding sequence ATGAAAAACACTTCGCGTGATAAAAAATTAGGCCGTATGGCCATGCTGATCGATGGCGATAATGCCCAGCCCAGCCTGATTGTAAAACTACTGGCCGAGGCTGGCAAGTATGGCTCCCCTACCATCCGCCGCATTTACGGCGACTGGACCACTCCGCAGATGAACGGCTGGAAAGAGTGCCTGAACAACCATGCTATTCAGCCTATCCAGCAGTTCCGCTACACGGTGGGCAAAAACGCCACCGACAGTGCCCTGATCATCGATGCCATGGATTTGCTGCACTCCGAACTGGTAGATGGCTTCTGCATTGTATCTTCTGACAGCGATTATACCCGCTTGGCCACCCGCATACGCGAGGAAGGCATTTTTGTAATGGGCATCGGGCAGCGCAAAACGCCCAAGCCGTTTGTGAATGCCTGTAACGTCTTTATTTTTACTGAGAACCTGACCGATGACATTGATGATAACAAGATCTCGGAAGCCGGAAAAGAACCCGCAACCGGCCCCAATGCCGGCAGCCAGAGCCGCCCGAACCCAGTACCGTTGCTGAAAGAAGCCTTCACCATGTCGGCTGATGAAGATGGCTGGGCGCATTTGGGCACAATGGGCACGAACCTGCGCCAGCTCGACCCCAGCTTTGACCCCCGCACCTTTGGCTATGGCCAGCTTTCGCAGCTGATCAAAGCGCATAAGGATTTGTTCACCATCCGGCAGGAAGACGACAAAGGTCCTTCGGCCGTGTATGTAAAACGCAAGAGCAACCGCCGCAACGCCCGCCCTAAACAGGGCAAGCCTGAAAAAGAGGCCAACAAAGTATAG
- a CDS encoding dienelactone hydrolase family protein: MKKLFLLLALCLLTLPLAFAQSKMACCAKPAAAKTTEITKATARFALLSQDKAFVQKHENPLPFTLLQATGSMITYPTADGKKANAYLIKAPQQTTRYVLVVHEWWGLNNYIKKEAEQLATELGNVNVLALDLYDGKVATTQEQAGQYMQATSEDRAKAIINGALAYAGKDAEIATIGWCFGGGWSLQTAIMAGDQAKAAVMFYGMPEQNLERLKQLKAPVLGIFASQDAWITPKVVAEFEQNLTKAHKQFTIKSYNADHAFANPSNPKYKAAYAQEAHKLAVAFIKEHLK, from the coding sequence ATGAAAAAACTGTTCCTGCTGCTGGCACTTTGCCTGCTAACCCTGCCGCTGGCCTTTGCCCAGAGCAAAATGGCCTGCTGCGCCAAACCCGCTGCTGCTAAAACAACGGAAATCACCAAAGCCACGGCCCGCTTTGCCCTGCTGAGCCAGGATAAGGCCTTTGTTCAGAAGCACGAAAACCCGCTGCCTTTTACGTTGCTACAGGCGACAGGCAGCATGATCACCTATCCCACGGCTGATGGCAAAAAGGCCAATGCTTACCTGATAAAAGCCCCGCAGCAAACAACCCGGTATGTGCTGGTGGTGCATGAGTGGTGGGGCCTAAACAATTATATCAAAAAAGAAGCGGAGCAGCTGGCTACCGAACTAGGCAACGTGAACGTGCTGGCCCTGGACCTGTACGATGGCAAAGTAGCGACCACGCAGGAGCAGGCCGGCCAGTACATGCAGGCCACTTCAGAGGACCGGGCAAAGGCCATCATCAACGGGGCACTGGCCTATGCCGGAAAAGATGCGGAGATTGCTACCATTGGCTGGTGCTTTGGTGGGGGTTGGTCGTTGCAAACAGCTATTATGGCCGGCGACCAGGCCAAAGCGGCGGTGATGTTTTATGGCATGCCGGAGCAGAACCTGGAGCGTTTGAAACAACTGAAAGCCCCGGTATTAGGCATCTTTGCCAGCCAGGACGCCTGGATCACGCCCAAAGTAGTAGCGGAATTTGAGCAGAACCTGACCAAAGCCCACAAACAATTCACGATCAAAAGCTATAATGCCGATCATGCCTTTGCCAATCCCAGCAACCCCAAGTATAAAGCAGCCTATGCGCAGGAAGCACACAAGCTGGCAGTAGCGTTTATCAAAGAGCACCTAAAATAA
- a CDS encoding M20/M25/M40 family metallo-hydrolase, which yields MRFNSQVRTLAVAAAAAAALALPAMAQQKQPADSTVIRQFYDNALTSYDSYNNLRYLTKNIGGRLSGSPQAAAAVEWSRQVMDTMGLDRVYLQEVMVPHWVRGDKEVGQIFAKERGAVDVPVCALGGSVGTGKQGLSAEVVEVHSFEELEKLGKKHVKGKIVFFNRPFDNRLVYTMQAYSGAVDQRGGGPVAAAKLGAVGVIVRSMANELQDVPHTGGTRYKDDVTKIPAAAISTNGAELLSSMLKNDPKLKFHLRMTCETLPDVKSYNVIGEIKGSEKPEEIIVVGGHLDSWDLAEGAHDDGTGIVQSMEVLRLIKKLGIKPKRTIRAVMFMNEENGLRGGTKYAEFAKQNKEKHVAAIESDAGGFTPRGFGVEGTPAQLAKVAVWKPLLAPYGLNDFEEGHGGSDIGPLKGQGDITLIGYLPDSQRYFDYHHTPIDTFENVNRREMQLGAAAMASLVYLILEHGL from the coding sequence ATGCGATTCAATTCTCAAGTACGCACCCTGGCGGTGGCTGCGGCTGCAGCTGCAGCCCTGGCGCTGCCGGCTATGGCACAGCAAAAGCAACCCGCCGACTCTACCGTTATCCGCCAGTTTTACGACAATGCCCTGACCAGCTACGACAGCTATAACAACCTGCGCTATCTGACTAAAAATATCGGCGGGCGCCTGTCCGGTTCTCCGCAGGCAGCGGCAGCCGTAGAGTGGAGCCGCCAGGTGATGGATACCATGGGCCTGGACCGCGTGTATTTGCAGGAGGTAATGGTGCCCCACTGGGTGCGTGGCGACAAAGAAGTAGGCCAGATATTTGCCAAAGAACGCGGGGCGGTAGACGTGCCGGTTTGTGCGCTGGGAGGCTCGGTTGGGACTGGTAAGCAGGGTTTGAGCGCCGAAGTAGTGGAAGTGCACAGCTTTGAGGAACTCGAGAAACTGGGCAAAAAGCATGTGAAAGGCAAGATCGTTTTCTTTAACCGCCCCTTCGATAACAGGTTGGTTTATACCATGCAGGCTTATAGCGGCGCGGTAGACCAGCGCGGAGGGGGACCGGTGGCGGCTGCAAAACTGGGAGCCGTGGGCGTAATTGTACGCTCCATGGCCAACGAGCTGCAGGATGTGCCGCATACCGGCGGTACCCGCTACAAAGATGACGTGACAAAGATACCCGCTGCAGCCATCAGCACCAACGGGGCCGAGCTGCTGAGCAGCATGCTCAAGAACGATCCGAAGCTCAAATTCCACCTGCGCATGACCTGCGAAACTTTGCCGGATGTGAAATCATACAACGTGATCGGCGAGATAAAAGGCTCCGAAAAACCCGAGGAGATCATCGTGGTGGGCGGCCACCTCGACTCCTGGGACTTGGCCGAAGGCGCCCACGACGATGGTACCGGCATCGTGCAGTCGATGGAGGTGCTGCGCCTGATCAAGAAACTGGGCATCAAACCAAAACGCACTATTCGTGCCGTGATGTTTATGAACGAGGAGAACGGCCTGCGCGGCGGCACCAAGTATGCCGAGTTCGCCAAGCAGAACAAGGAGAAGCACGTGGCTGCGATCGAGTCGGATGCGGGTGGCTTTACGCCGCGCGGCTTTGGGGTGGAAGGTACCCCGGCGCAGTTAGCCAAAGTGGCCGTATGGAAGCCCCTGCTGGCCCCTTATGGCCTAAACGATTTTGAGGAGGGCCATGGCGGTTCCGACATTGGCCCGCTGAAAGGCCAGGGCGATATTACCCTCATTGGTTACCTGCCCGATTCGCAGCGCTACTTCGATTATCACCACACGCCCATCGATACGTTCGAGAATGTGAACCGCCGCGAAATGCAACTGGGCGCTGCCGCTATGGCCTCACTGGTATACCTGATCTTAGAGCACGGCTTGTAA